The following is a genomic window from Flavobacteriales bacterium.
GTCGGAAGTCGAGGGTTCTCAGGATCAAAGAGCAGCTTATCCAGTGGTTGCCATTCTGGCTTTTTGGTGGCGGGGGTGCTCAAGGGGTGGTGGGTCTTTGGAAACCGGCTCTGGTTACAAGATTACGGAGCAGACCATTGAGTGGCTGATTTTGGCTGAGGAGCGCATTCCGCGTGAGCGATTGAAGCGAAAACCCCGCAAGCCCGGTAATCAGGGCGCGGAGTTGCAGCGTAAAGCGCGACCCCGAGGCTTTGCGAGGGGGCCCGCCGCGCGGCTGAGCACGGTAGCTGGATGCGGAACGTGAAGAGCTTGCCCCGGGCACCGACCCGGGGCGGAGCGGGTCGCTGTGGTATTCATCGTACTGTAATGCCGTTGCGGTCCAGTTCCACCAGCCCTCCATCCTTCAGTGCCTCGCAGATGAGGTCGAGATAGTTCATGAAGATGAAGATCAGCTCGGAGTTGCGGATGTTGCCGGTGGTCACATAGAGGAGCCGCTTGGGCTCTCCCTTCACTTCGTACACGGCGATAAAGTCGGCATCCTTTGTAACGACTACAGCGCCCTCGCGGTCTGCTTGTTCGATGATCGCAGCATCCGAACTCAGATGGCCAGCTGGAAGTTCGGACGCATGCACCGCATGATGGCCTCGCTGCTTGAGCGCTGTGGCCAACTGGTGCGGTAGCTGGGTATCGACCAGCCAGTTCACTGCGCCGCGCGGTGGATGGATTTCACTTCGGTGACCTTGGCCGCGAAGGCCAGGCAGGCGAGGAAGTCATCGGGTTCCAGTTCAGGGTGGTCGCGAATGATCTCCTCGGTGCTCATGCCGCTGGCCATCAACTCCAGTACGTTCTGCACCGGCCAGCGCATGCCCCGCACCACGGCCTTGCCATGGCAGATGTTCGGATCGGTGGTGATGCGGGAAAGGATACCGGCCTGGGTGCTCATGCCACCAAAGATAATCGGTCAGTTCTGGTCCAGCTTCTTCACCATGGTCAGAATGGTCGCGATCGCCACCGTCTCCCCGGTCTCATCGAACACATCCACCAGGAACTTGACGATGCCCTTCGCCACATCCTCCGGCGTCCGCTTCTCCTGATCCACTTTCTTCCCGCTGAGGCGGGACGATGACGCCTTCACGGTGAAGCGCACCTGGCTTGTCATGTCTTGGTGTACTTGTGGCAGGTGGCTT
Proteins encoded in this region:
- a CDS encoding DUF5615 family PIN-like protein, with the translated sequence MNWLVDTQLPHQLATALKQRGHHAVHASELPAGHLSSDAAIIEQADREGAVVVTKDADFIAVYEVKGEPKRLLYVTTGNIRNSELIFIFMNYLDLICEALKDGGLVELDRNGITVR
- a CDS encoding DUF433 domain-containing protein, translated to MSTQAGILSRITTDPNICHGKAVVRGMRWPVQNVLELMASGMSTEEIIRDHPELEPDDFLACLAFAAKVTEVKSIHRAAQ